The following are encoded together in the Clostridia bacterium genome:
- a CDS encoding tyrosine-type recombinase/integrase, which yields MKKTIISEDLLRRFAENMRREEKSERTREKYLHDAGRFLRFAGERTPDRELVLAYKGELIRRYPPASANSMLAAVNALLRFAGRGDLCVRQFRVQKEIYRSESAELTRDEYLRLVAAAERDSDGRSALLLQTVCCTGIRISELEYVTVEAVRSGEAQVNCKGKTRKIFIVSALREKLLRYAEENGVNRGPVFRTRTGKPLDRSNIWRRMKKLCAEAQIPPQKVFPHNLRHLFARAFYEKEHDISTLADILGHSSVNTTRIYIISTGAEHAKRMEGMDLVT from the coding sequence ATGAAAAAAACGATAATAAGCGAGGATCTGCTCCGGCGCTTCGCGGAGAATATGCGCAGGGAGGAGAAAAGCGAGCGCACGCGGGAGAAATACCTGCACGACGCAGGACGCTTCCTGCGCTTCGCCGGCGAGCGCACGCCCGACCGCGAACTCGTGCTCGCCTACAAGGGGGAGCTCATCCGCAGATATCCGCCGGCGAGCGCGAACTCGATGCTTGCGGCGGTCAACGCGCTGCTCCGCTTCGCCGGCCGCGGCGACCTGTGTGTGAGGCAGTTTCGCGTGCAGAAGGAGATCTACCGCTCCGAAAGCGCCGAGCTGACGCGGGATGAGTACCTGCGGCTCGTCGCCGCCGCGGAGCGCGATTCCGACGGACGCTCCGCGCTGCTGCTCCAGACCGTCTGCTGCACCGGCATCCGCATCAGCGAGCTGGAATACGTCACCGTAGAGGCCGTCAGAAGCGGCGAGGCACAGGTCAACTGCAAGGGCAAGACGCGCAAAATCTTCATCGTCTCCGCGCTGCGCGAAAAGCTGCTGCGCTACGCGGAGGAAAACGGCGTGAACCGCGGCCCCGTCTTCCGCACGCGCACCGGCAAGCCGCTCGACCGCAGCAACATCTGGCGCAGGATGAAAAAGCTCTGCGCCGAGGCGCAGATACCTCCGCAGAAAGTGTTCCCCCACAACCTGCGCCACCTTTTCGCGCGCGCGTTTTACGAAAAGGAGCACGACATCTCCACCCTCGCGGATATCCTCGGCCATTCAAGCGTGAACACCACGCGGATATATATCATATCCACCGGCGCCGAGCACGCGAAGCGTATGGAGGGGATGGACCTCGTGACGTGA
- a CDS encoding cation transporter, translated as MDNQNDVAVLAANREKTIVRTSVVGIAANVLLVAFKAFVGIVSNSIAVILDAVNNLSDALSSVVTIIGAKLGAKQPDKKHPLGYGRIEYLSSMIVAALVLYAGITALVESVKKIITPEAAEYSTVSLIIISVAIVVKLLLGMYVKRQGKKVNSGALVASGSDALFDAVLSASVLASAAVFLIWGVSLEAYVGVVIALFIIKAGVEMMIETVNDVIGKREDAETSRELKRIICEEEAVLGAYDVTLFNYGPNKNYGSVHIELPDTMKVDEVDRITRKIQIDVYQKTGIILTGIGVYSFNTSDDEAARMRNAVQKIVMSHEWALQLHGFYADTEKKTIRFDVVVSFDVDRRGAMETLYKEICELYPDHEITIVPDVDVAD; from the coding sequence ATGGATAATCAAAACGACGTCGCCGTGCTCGCGGCGAACAGAGAAAAAACGATAGTCAGAACGAGCGTTGTCGGCATTGCCGCCAACGTGCTTCTCGTCGCGTTCAAGGCGTTTGTCGGGATCGTTTCCAACTCGATCGCCGTGATACTCGACGCGGTCAACAACCTTTCCGACGCGCTTTCGTCCGTCGTTACGATCATCGGCGCGAAGCTCGGCGCGAAGCAGCCGGACAAAAAGCACCCGCTCGGCTACGGCAGGATCGAATACCTCAGCTCGATGATAGTCGCCGCGCTCGTGCTCTACGCGGGTATAACCGCGCTCGTGGAGTCGGTGAAAAAGATAATAACGCCGGAAGCGGCTGAATACAGCACGGTTTCGCTCATAATCATCTCGGTCGCGATCGTCGTCAAGCTGCTGCTCGGGATGTACGTGAAACGGCAGGGGAAGAAGGTCAACTCCGGCGCGCTCGTCGCCTCCGGTTCGGACGCGCTCTTCGACGCGGTGCTTTCCGCGTCGGTGCTCGCCTCGGCGGCGGTATTTCTCATCTGGGGCGTGTCGCTTGAAGCGTACGTCGGCGTCGTGATAGCGCTCTTCATCATCAAGGCCGGCGTCGAAATGATGATCGAGACCGTCAACGACGTCATCGGCAAGCGCGAGGACGCGGAAACGAGCCGCGAGCTGAAGCGCATCATCTGCGAGGAGGAAGCGGTGCTCGGCGCCTACGACGTGACGCTTTTCAACTACGGACCGAACAAAAACTACGGCTCGGTCCATATCGAGCTGCCGGATACCATGAAAGTTGACGAGGTCGACAGGATAACGCGCAAGATACAGATAGACGTTTATCAGAAGACCGGCATCATCCTTACCGGCATCGGCGTCTATTCCTTCAACACCTCCGATGACGAGGCGGCGCGGATGCGCAACGCCGTGCAGAAGATCGTTATGTCGCACGAATGGGCGCTGCAGCTTCACGGGTTCTACGCCGATACGGAGAAGAAGACCATCCGCTTCGACGTCGTCGTCAGCTTTGACGTCGACCGCAGGGGAGCTATGGAGACGCTGTATAAAGAGATCTGCGAGCTGTATCCGGATCACGAGATAACGATAGTGCCGGACGTTGACGTCGCGGATTAG